Proteins from one Planctomyces sp. SH-PL62 genomic window:
- a CDS encoding CHRD domain-containing protein → MKPILASLVALGLLSSAARADFIATATLSGSEETPPNASAGLGFATLVYESASDSLAYSVTFDGLSEPLVAAHIHIGGAGVAGPIIFPFSAVPSATSGTFAGILTESDFILRPGASTFAEALAAIQAGDTYINLHTSTFPGGEIRGQLQVFVVPEPTGLALLGLGGAAVGAIALRRRPFGV, encoded by the coding sequence ATGAAGCCCATCCTCGCCTCGCTCGTCGCCCTGGGGCTGCTCTCCTCGGCGGCACGCGCCGATTTCATCGCGACGGCGACCCTCTCCGGGAGTGAGGAGACGCCGCCGAACGCCTCGGCCGGGCTCGGGTTCGCGACGCTGGTCTACGAGTCGGCTTCGGATTCGCTCGCTTACTCGGTCACGTTCGACGGCCTGTCGGAGCCGCTCGTGGCGGCGCACATCCACATCGGCGGCGCAGGAGTCGCGGGCCCGATCATCTTCCCGTTCTCGGCGGTGCCGAGCGCCACGTCCGGCACGTTTGCCGGCATCCTGACCGAGTCCGACTTCATCCTGCGGCCGGGCGCCTCGACGTTCGCCGAGGCTCTCGCCGCGATCCAGGCCGGCGACACGTATATCAACCTCCACACCTCCACTTTCCCGGGGGGCGAGATCCGGGGGCAACTTCAGGTCTTCGTCGTCCCCGAGCCGACCGGCCTGGCCTTGCTCGGGCTCGGCGGCGCGGCGGTGGGGGCGATCGCACTGCGGCGACGGCCGTTCGGCGTGTGA
- the rpiA gene encoding ribose-5-phosphate isomerase RpiA, translating to MALEADVAKVHAARSAADLVQSGMIVGLGSGSTASLLVKRLGERVAQEGLEFIGVPTSVTTAEQARELNIPLRGVDDVPSVDLNIDGADEIDPQYRMIKGRGGALLREKIVACAAKRRVTIVSPEKIVERLGAESPVPVEVSRLGHRHVERRLQKLGAETSLRRTAEGMLFVTDGGNLIIDCRFSTLADPESLEAGLKSVVGVFETGLFLGLCDLLVVGRADGAEQIVTHARRWTGCA from the coding sequence TTGGCACTCGAAGCGGACGTCGCGAAGGTTCACGCGGCGCGGAGCGCGGCGGATCTGGTCCAGTCGGGGATGATCGTCGGGCTGGGGTCGGGTTCGACCGCCAGCCTGCTGGTCAAGCGGCTGGGCGAGCGGGTGGCCCAGGAAGGCCTGGAATTCATCGGCGTGCCGACCAGCGTCACCACGGCCGAGCAGGCGCGCGAGCTGAACATCCCCCTGCGCGGCGTCGACGACGTCCCGTCGGTGGACCTCAACATCGACGGCGCCGACGAGATCGACCCCCAGTACCGGATGATCAAGGGGCGGGGCGGGGCCTTGCTCCGCGAGAAGATCGTCGCCTGCGCGGCCAAACGCCGGGTGACGATCGTCTCCCCGGAAAAGATCGTCGAACGCCTGGGCGCCGAATCCCCCGTGCCGGTCGAGGTCAGCCGCCTGGGCCATCGGCACGTCGAGCGCCGGCTCCAGAAGCTCGGCGCGGAGACGTCGCTGCGGCGCACCGCCGAGGGGATGTTGTTCGTCACCGACGGCGGCAACCTCATCATCGACTGTCGGTTCTCGACGCTCGCCGACCCCGAGTCGCTCGAAGCCGGCCTCAAGTCGGTCGTCGGAGTCTTCGAGACCGGCCTGTTCCTCGGCCTCTGCGACCTCCTGGTCGTCGGCCGCGCCGATGGCGCCGAGCAGATCGTCACCCACGCCCGGCGCTGGACCGGCTGCGCCTGA
- a CDS encoding DUF417 family protein, which yields MTTRRLFEAAARMDRAGVAVTRAGLILVLLWIGGLKAFPYEADGIIPFVANSPFMSFLLNDPGDYKAHRNPEGALVPENRAWHEQNGTYRFAYGLGSVIVLYGLLIALHPWLPGVATVGSFLVVVMSIVTLSFLITTPECWVPDLGDAHHGFPYLSGAGRLVVKDAIMLGAAIVTMADSAKAYLRRSREPSPA from the coding sequence ATGACGACTCGACGACTCTTCGAAGCGGCCGCGCGGATGGATCGCGCGGGCGTCGCCGTGACCCGGGCGGGGCTCATCCTCGTCCTCCTCTGGATCGGCGGGCTCAAGGCTTTCCCATACGAGGCCGACGGAATCATCCCGTTCGTCGCCAATAGCCCGTTTATGAGCTTCTTGTTGAACGATCCGGGCGACTACAAGGCGCACCGAAACCCGGAGGGCGCGCTCGTCCCCGAGAATCGGGCCTGGCACGAACAGAACGGCACGTACCGATTCGCCTACGGCCTTGGGAGTGTGATCGTCCTTTACGGACTGTTGATCGCCCTGCATCCCTGGCTCCCGGGGGTCGCCACGGTCGGCAGCTTCCTCGTCGTCGTCATGTCGATCGTGACGTTATCGTTCCTGATCACGACGCCGGAATGCTGGGTGCCCGACCTCGGGGACGCGCATCATGGCTTCCCCTACCTCAGCGGGGCGGGGAGGCTGGTCGTGAAGGATGCCATCATGCTGGGCGCCGCGATCGTGACGATGGCCGATTCCGCGAAGGCGTATCTGAGGCGCAGCAGGGAGCCCTCCCCCGCCTGA
- a CDS encoding ParB/RepB/Spo0J family partition protein codes for MNKRRLGRGLEALLGREEGGFEPGSLEEAELLHVAVDQIDPNPYQPRRHFAPAELATLADSIRQHGVLQPILVRAIGDRYQLIAGERRLRASIEAHLHDIPVRVMDLDDQRVFELAMVENLQREDLNAVDKATAFREYLSRYGGTQEELAGRLGLDRSTVSNLIRLLDLPEEILNAVRDSEITQGHARALLGLPDAEAQIVACRRVIAERLSVRQTEALVATGVPTPAKTRIRKDPAHTLVKAPHLVELEQHLLQRFGTSVLIRSRTAEKGQFIIDYNNQEEFDRVCALIRGS; via the coding sequence GTGAATAAACGACGCCTGGGACGTGGGCTCGAGGCTCTCTTGGGCCGCGAAGAAGGGGGATTCGAGCCCGGGTCGCTGGAGGAAGCCGAGCTGCTCCACGTCGCCGTGGATCAGATCGATCCGAATCCGTATCAGCCCCGCCGGCACTTCGCGCCGGCCGAGCTGGCGACGCTCGCCGACTCGATCCGCCAGCACGGGGTGCTCCAGCCGATCCTGGTGCGGGCGATCGGCGACCGATACCAGCTCATCGCCGGCGAGCGTCGGCTCCGCGCCAGCATCGAGGCCCATCTCCACGACATCCCCGTGCGGGTGATGGACCTGGACGATCAGCGGGTCTTCGAGCTGGCGATGGTCGAGAACCTCCAGCGCGAGGATCTCAACGCCGTCGACAAGGCGACCGCCTTCCGCGAGTACCTCTCGCGCTACGGCGGGACGCAGGAGGAGCTCGCCGGCCGCCTCGGCCTGGATCGGTCGACCGTCTCCAACCTGATCCGGCTGCTGGACCTCCCGGAGGAGATCCTCAACGCCGTCCGCGACAGCGAGATCACCCAGGGCCACGCCCGGGCGCTGCTGGGCCTCCCCGACGCCGAGGCCCAGATCGTCGCCTGCCGCCGCGTGATCGCCGAACGGCTCTCGGTCCGCCAGACCGAGGCGCTCGTCGCCACCGGCGTCCCGACCCCGGCGAAGACCCGGATCCGCAAGGATCCGGCCCACACGCTGGTCAAGGCGCCCCACCTCGTCGAGCTGGAGCAGCACCTCCTCCAGCGGTTCGGCACCTCCGTGCTGATCCGCTCGCGCACCGCCGAGAAGGGGCAGTTCATCATCGACTACAACAACCAGGAAGAATTCGACCGCGTCTGCGCCCTCATTCGCGGGAGCTGA
- a CDS encoding ParA family protein yields the protein MAKIISVANQKGGVGKTTTAINIAAGLAKSGRTALVIDVDPQCNATSGLGVEPAQRHPLLAGKPLAETVVETTQANLFVLPGSQSLADADALSASNRQRASTLRQQLNGELSHFTYVLIDCPPSLGQLTRASLGASAEIYIPIQCEYFAMEGLSQIIELARQTKAKDNHRLEIGGIVLTMYDPALDLANEVVNEVRQYFDETVFDSLIPRDVSISEAPSHGRSVLDYAPRARGARAYTELVMEVIDRE from the coding sequence ATGGCCAAGATCATCAGCGTGGCCAATCAGAAGGGGGGGGTGGGGAAGACGACGACCGCGATCAACATCGCCGCCGGGCTGGCGAAGTCCGGCCGCACGGCGCTTGTGATCGACGTCGACCCCCAGTGCAACGCCACCAGCGGGCTGGGCGTGGAGCCGGCGCAGCGGCATCCGCTGCTGGCGGGAAAGCCGCTGGCCGAGACAGTCGTCGAGACGACCCAGGCAAACCTGTTCGTCCTGCCAGGCTCTCAAAGCCTGGCCGACGCGGATGCGCTCTCGGCCTCGAACCGCCAGCGGGCGTCGACCCTTCGTCAGCAGTTGAACGGGGAACTGAGCCATTTCACTTACGTCCTGATCGACTGCCCGCCGTCGCTGGGGCAGTTGACGCGGGCGTCGCTGGGAGCCTCCGCCGAGATCTACATCCCGATCCAGTGCGAATACTTCGCGATGGAAGGGCTGTCCCAGATCATCGAGCTGGCCCGCCAGACCAAGGCCAAGGACAACCACCGCCTGGAGATCGGCGGGATCGTGCTGACCATGTACGACCCGGCGCTCGACCTGGCGAACGAGGTGGTGAACGAGGTCCGTCAATACTTCGACGAGACGGTCTTCGATTCGCTCATCCCTCGCGACGTGAGCATCAGTGAAGCGCCCAGCCATGGACGGAGCGTCCTCGACTATGCGCCGAGGGCCAGGGGCGCCAGAGCCTACACGGAACTTGTCATGGAGGTCATCGACCGTGAATAA
- a CDS encoding nicotinate phosphoribosyltransferase, whose product MTSEPFVSLWPDPDALGTVTDLYELTMLAGYLAEGMGGKSATFEVFVRRMPPDRSFLVFAGLEQAIGDLTRLAFSSEQVEALRRWPAFQGLPATFFETLRRFRFEGDVFAAPEGTVVFPGETLLRVTAPLPQAQWVETFLLASLGYPTLVASKAARMVLAARGKPLFEFGARRAHGPQAGLLAARSAYLAGFDSTSHVEAARRLGIPCVGTMAHSWVQSFATEAEAFEAYARVFPASTTLLVDTYDTLEGVRLAARIAPPSSAVRIDSGDLAGLARKARAILDEQGRRDVAIIGSGDLDERTLESLSADGAPFDGYGVGTELVTSRDAPAISMVYKLVEVEGVGRFKLAPGKTTYPMTKQVYRRRDPSGTFTGDLVARVDEPAPDAAEPLLIPVLQGGEPVGPPPSLAEIRARCRDQIAALPEALKSLDSDVVYPVSYSDRLEADATRLMRR is encoded by the coding sequence ATGACGTCCGAGCCCTTCGTCTCGCTCTGGCCCGACCCCGACGCCCTGGGAACCGTCACCGACCTCTATGAGTTGACGATGCTGGCCGGGTATCTCGCCGAGGGGATGGGGGGGAAGTCGGCGACCTTCGAGGTCTTCGTCCGTCGCATGCCCCCCGACCGATCGTTCCTCGTCTTCGCCGGGCTGGAGCAGGCGATCGGCGACCTGACGCGGCTGGCCTTTTCTAGCGAGCAGGTCGAGGCGCTCCGGCGGTGGCCGGCGTTCCAGGGGCTCCCCGCGACGTTCTTCGAGACGCTCCGACGCTTCCGGTTCGAGGGGGACGTGTTCGCCGCCCCCGAAGGGACCGTCGTCTTCCCGGGGGAGACCCTGCTGCGGGTGACGGCCCCGCTCCCGCAGGCGCAGTGGGTCGAGACGTTCCTGCTGGCCTCGCTCGGCTACCCCACGCTGGTCGCCTCGAAGGCCGCCCGCATGGTCCTGGCGGCGCGAGGGAAGCCGCTGTTCGAGTTCGGCGCCCGGCGGGCGCACGGCCCCCAGGCCGGGCTGCTGGCGGCGCGTTCGGCCTATCTGGCGGGGTTCGACTCCACCAGCCACGTCGAGGCCGCCCGACGGCTGGGCATCCCCTGCGTGGGGACGATGGCCCACTCCTGGGTCCAGTCGTTCGCGACCGAGGCCGAGGCGTTCGAGGCGTACGCGCGGGTCTTCCCCGCCTCGACGACGCTGCTGGTCGACACCTACGACACCCTGGAGGGGGTCCGCCTGGCGGCGAGGATCGCCCCGCCGTCGTCGGCCGTCCGCATCGACAGCGGCGACCTGGCCGGCCTGGCCCGCAAGGCCCGCGCGATCCTCGACGAGCAGGGGAGGCGGGACGTGGCGATCATCGGCTCGGGGGACCTGGACGAACGGACCCTCGAATCCCTGTCCGCCGACGGGGCCCCCTTCGACGGCTACGGCGTGGGGACCGAGCTAGTCACCTCGCGCGACGCCCCCGCGATCTCGATGGTCTACAAGCTGGTCGAGGTGGAAGGAGTGGGGCGGTTCAAGCTCGCCCCCGGCAAGACGACGTACCCGATGACGAAGCAGGTCTATCGCCGACGCGACCCCTCCGGAACCTTCACCGGCGATCTGGTGGCTAGAGTCGACGAGCCCGCGCCCGACGCCGCCGAGCCCCTCCTCATCCCGGTCCTCCAGGGCGGCGAGCCCGTGGGACCACCGCCCTCGCTGGCCGAGATCCGCGCCCGATGCCGGGACCAGATCGCCGCGCTCCCCGAAGCGCTGAAGTCGCTCGACTCCGACGTCGTCTATCCCGTCTCCTATAGCGACCGCCTGGAAGCCGACGCCACGCGGTTGATGAGGCGCTGA
- a CDS encoding PEP-CTERM sorting domain-containing protein: protein MNASVRGLITSKHRAWVVVLGFGVLSASAQASPVRFSTSGSFVLPAGTVELAGKTDVTIGDGPLSLGTLPIGENPGGLGAAPFQVKFTFDGLPEIQVSGTIAWLGYNANMPVHDTVVTTSATSNQIGLYPEVFQRLIAHPDWMHTTSYQGYLTDMEVTFAVNPFDPDAPRTVPEPSTALLAVAAFAGLAWKARRRSLRG, encoded by the coding sequence ATGAACGCCAGCGTACGTGGTTTGATCACGTCCAAACACCGGGCCTGGGTCGTCGTACTCGGCTTCGGCGTCCTCTCCGCCTCGGCGCAGGCAAGCCCCGTGCGGTTCTCGACCTCGGGCTCTTTCGTGTTGCCGGCCGGCACCGTCGAACTCGCCGGGAAGACCGATGTCACGATCGGCGACGGCCCCCTCTCGCTCGGGACCCTCCCGATCGGTGAAAACCCCGGAGGCCTGGGCGCGGCACCGTTTCAGGTGAAGTTCACGTTCGACGGCCTCCCTGAGATTCAGGTGAGCGGGACCATCGCCTGGCTCGGATACAACGCGAATATGCCCGTGCACGATACGGTCGTGACCACGTCGGCGACCTCGAATCAGATCGGCCTCTACCCCGAGGTGTTCCAGCGCCTCATCGCCCATCCTGACTGGATGCACACGACCTCCTATCAGGGCTATCTGACGGACATGGAAGTCACCTTCGCGGTCAACCCGTTCGACCCCGACGCCCCGCGCACGGTGCCGGAACCGTCGACGGCGCTGCTCGCCGTCGCGGCGTTCGCCGGCCTGGCCTGGAAGGCTCGCCGACGATCTCTTCGGGGCTGA
- a CDS encoding tetratricopeptide repeat protein, whose translation MKTKTWVQSRWERLRTAHRAGLPALSVARARELVARHPDCGPAWKLLGSALIELARYEEAESAIRRAIALCPTARLWIPLAEMGHLHKARGDHQEAASWYRRAVDAAPDEAGAHIYLGGLLAQSGSLDEAEAAHRAATRCENGCRDEAFLNLGLVLRALGRHDEAAGCFEAALQIDPRYRSAKLALRDVRQTLRIKPPRRRTKAARESGGLRTSEAAARSGRFED comes from the coding sequence ATGAAGACGAAGACGTGGGTCCAGTCCCGCTGGGAACGCCTCCGCACCGCGCACCGGGCCGGGCTTCCGGCCCTGTCCGTCGCGAGGGCGAGGGAACTCGTCGCCCGACATCCCGACTGCGGCCCCGCCTGGAAGCTGCTGGGTTCGGCGCTCATCGAGCTGGCTCGCTACGAGGAGGCCGAATCGGCGATCCGGCGCGCGATCGCGCTCTGCCCGACCGCCAGGCTCTGGATCCCCCTGGCCGAGATGGGCCACCTGCACAAGGCCCGGGGCGACCACCAGGAGGCGGCGTCGTGGTATCGCCGGGCGGTCGACGCCGCGCCGGATGAGGCGGGCGCCCACATCTACCTCGGCGGCCTGCTCGCCCAGTCGGGCAGCCTCGACGAGGCCGAAGCCGCCCACCGCGCCGCCACCCGGTGCGAGAACGGCTGCCGCGACGAGGCGTTCCTCAACCTCGGCCTGGTCCTCCGCGCCCTTGGCCGCCACGACGAGGCCGCCGGCTGCTTCGAGGCCGCCCTCCAGATCGATCCCCGATACCGGTCCGCCAAGCTCGCCCTCCGGGACGTCCGCCAGACGCTCCGGATCAAGCCGCCTCGCCGTCGGACCAAGGCGGCGCGCGAAAGCGGCGGCCTCCGCACCTCGGAAGCCGCCGCGCGCTCAGGACGCTTCGAGGATTGA
- a CDS encoding ArnT family glycosyltransferase, translating into MKPAENRPSVPSIRREAAFVAAMTALGLLVRIWGLGRLGLVHFDEGMYAIAGLWPLGAGGMDPLVIPYAPAGFPGLVGLSYLLLGPSDVAAILVSIAAGTLAVPVAAWLARRTFGPGAGATAAALAAVSGFHVAFSRMALTDATFTLAWLVGLVVGQRFLERPGAASAIVLGGATGLAQLVKYSGWTAGVAVMLAAAAIPICDASRRTRAEQARIWGWGLLAAVVAALVYAPWFRFVEAHGGYAGLMAHHRGYLGSAATWLPHWALQMEQLGALSGGFAWNAAGWPLGLIGWAVARGVARPSRWGLGGIGVLSVSAIAAPTTLWWVGLAGLAFPGREASPRLRLLGVAWVGLSILTPFYHPYARLWLPIQALGWIAAAGLVGEWSVPGLDPRATLRWRRAPMLVGCCAAAMVQALVTATSVGPVEGRPGLLAPSDSLRRATALALADLPEAAPGLRVLARPPVTFYLAGRGGARVEADAEGLLRGGGGAWALVDLAQLRQSGEVSDLGARLLERWEKVGEYPTTLNLPTLLDVDPGAAARALPGEADAPLWLLRPRRPGGP; encoded by the coding sequence ATGAAGCCAGCCGAGAATCGCCCGAGCGTCCCGTCGATCCGCCGCGAAGCCGCCTTCGTCGCCGCCATGACGGCGCTGGGGCTGCTGGTGCGGATCTGGGGGCTGGGCCGACTCGGACTGGTCCACTTCGACGAGGGGATGTACGCGATCGCCGGCCTCTGGCCGCTCGGGGCGGGGGGGATGGACCCGCTGGTCATCCCATACGCCCCCGCGGGGTTTCCGGGGCTGGTCGGGCTCTCCTATCTCCTCCTCGGGCCGAGCGACGTCGCGGCGATCCTGGTTTCCATCGCGGCGGGGACGCTCGCCGTGCCGGTCGCGGCCTGGCTGGCGCGTCGCACGTTCGGCCCCGGAGCCGGCGCGACGGCCGCGGCGCTCGCGGCGGTTTCGGGCTTCCACGTCGCCTTCTCGCGGATGGCGCTGACGGACGCCACCTTCACGCTGGCCTGGCTCGTCGGGCTCGTCGTCGGCCAGCGGTTCCTGGAACGTCCCGGAGCGGCCTCCGCGATCGTCCTCGGCGGGGCGACGGGGCTCGCGCAACTGGTGAAGTACAGCGGGTGGACCGCGGGCGTCGCCGTGATGCTGGCCGCAGCCGCGATCCCGATCTGCGACGCCTCGCGCCGAACCCGCGCCGAGCAGGCTCGCATCTGGGGCTGGGGATTGCTGGCGGCGGTCGTGGCGGCGCTCGTCTACGCCCCCTGGTTCCGGTTCGTCGAGGCCCACGGGGGCTACGCCGGGCTGATGGCCCATCATCGCGGCTACCTGGGCTCGGCGGCGACGTGGCTGCCGCACTGGGCGCTTCAGATGGAGCAGCTGGGGGCGCTCTCGGGAGGTTTCGCGTGGAACGCCGCTGGATGGCCTTTGGGGCTGATCGGCTGGGCGGTCGCGCGGGGCGTGGCGAGACCTTCGCGGTGGGGCCTCGGCGGGATCGGCGTCCTGAGCGTCTCGGCGATCGCGGCCCCGACGACCCTCTGGTGGGTCGGCCTGGCGGGGCTGGCCTTCCCCGGGCGCGAGGCGTCGCCGCGACTCCGACTGCTGGGCGTCGCGTGGGTCGGGCTGTCAATCTTGACGCCGTTCTATCATCCTTACGCGCGATTGTGGCTGCCGATCCAGGCCCTCGGCTGGATCGCGGCGGCGGGGCTCGTCGGGGAGTGGTCGGTGCCGGGCCTTGATCCCAGGGCGACGTTGCGATGGCGACGCGCGCCGATGCTCGTCGGCTGCTGCGCCGCGGCGATGGTCCAGGCGCTGGTCACGGCGACGTCGGTCGGGCCGGTGGAAGGGCGACCCGGCCTGCTGGCCCCCAGCGACTCGCTCCGCCGCGCGACAGCCCTCGCCCTGGCCGACCTTCCCGAAGCCGCGCCGGGGTTGCGCGTCCTGGCGCGTCCGCCGGTGACGTTCTACCTGGCGGGGCGGGGGGGGGCTCGGGTGGAGGCCGACGCCGAGGGGCTGTTGCGCGGAGGTGGGGGGGCGTGGGCCCTTGTGGACCTGGCGCAGCTCCGTCAATCTGGGGAGGTGTCGGATCTCGGCGCGAGGTTGCTGGAACGCTGGGAGAAGGTCGGGGAGTACCCGACGACGCTGAACCTCCCGACCTTGCTGGACGTCGACCCCGGGGCCGCCGCTCGCGCCCTCCCCGGCGAGGCCGACGCCCCGCTCTGGCTGCTGCGCCCGCGACGCCCCGGAGGCCCCTGA
- the ycaC gene encoding isochorismate family cysteine hydrolase YcaC, with protein MAAAPKYRRLDKNDAAVLLVDHQSGLCNLVRDFAPDEFKNIVLALANSARYFNLPTILTTSFENGPNGPLMPEIKELFPDAPCIARPGQINAWDNEDFVKAVKATGKKQLIIAGVVTEVCVAFPALSAIEEGFEVFVVADASGTFNPTTREASWARMQAAGVQLMTWFAVACELHRDWRNDVEGLGALFAKHLPSYANLISSHNAR; from the coding sequence ATGGCTGCCGCCCCCAAATACCGCCGACTGGACAAGAACGACGCCGCGGTCTTGCTGGTCGATCACCAGTCGGGCCTCTGCAACCTCGTCCGCGATTTCGCGCCGGACGAGTTCAAGAACATCGTCCTGGCGTTGGCGAATTCGGCCAGGTATTTCAACCTTCCGACGATCCTGACGACCAGCTTCGAGAACGGCCCCAACGGCCCGCTCATGCCGGAGATCAAGGAACTGTTCCCGGACGCGCCTTGCATCGCCAGGCCGGGCCAGATCAACGCCTGGGACAATGAGGATTTCGTCAAGGCGGTCAAGGCGACGGGCAAGAAGCAACTCATCATCGCCGGGGTCGTGACCGAGGTCTGCGTGGCCTTCCCGGCGCTCTCGGCGATCGAGGAGGGGTTCGAGGTCTTCGTCGTCGCCGACGCGTCGGGGACGTTCAACCCGACCACGCGCGAGGCCTCCTGGGCGCGGATGCAGGCCGCCGGCGTGCAGCTCATGACCTGGTTCGCCGTCGCCTGCGAGCTGCACCGCGACTGGCGGAACGACGTGGAAGGGCTTGGTGCGCTGTTCGCCAAACACCTGCCGAGCTACGCCAACCTGATCTCCAGCCACAACGCCCGGTAA
- a CDS encoding linear amide C-N hydrolase, producing the protein MNAKRLFGMFVALACCALGPSPLEACTRCVYLGPEGRVLVARSMDWMEDPGTNLYILPRGMERDGAAGPRSLKWASKYGSVVCSFYEVASVDGMNEKGLVANTLYLVESDYGRSDGDRPVISIAAWAQYVLDNFATVAEAVEALRAEPFSIVAPILPNNDPAQGHLAIVDPSGDSAVFEYVKGKLVIHHGREFRVMTNSPTFDQQLALDEYWKEIGGETMLPGTSRAADRFVRASFYIDAVPKTDDARQALASLFGVIRNTSVPLGITTPGRPNIASTVWRTAYDLKDRTLYFDSATSPTIFWATLDAMDFEPGAPVKKLALAGGRTFSGDATSEFEPSSPFPFLPGKPE; encoded by the coding sequence ATGAACGCGAAACGCCTCTTCGGGATGTTCGTCGCACTCGCCTGCTGCGCCTTGGGGCCGAGCCCCCTGGAGGCCTGCACGCGATGCGTGTATCTCGGGCCCGAGGGACGGGTCCTCGTCGCCCGGTCGATGGACTGGATGGAAGACCCCGGGACGAACCTCTACATCCTCCCCCGGGGGATGGAGCGCGACGGGGCGGCCGGGCCGCGGTCGCTGAAGTGGGCCAGCAAGTACGGCAGCGTGGTCTGCTCGTTCTACGAGGTGGCTTCCGTCGACGGGATGAACGAGAAAGGGCTCGTGGCGAACACGCTGTACCTCGTCGAGTCGGATTATGGGCGATCCGACGGCGACCGGCCGGTGATCTCCATCGCGGCCTGGGCCCAGTACGTCCTGGACAACTTCGCGACCGTCGCCGAGGCCGTCGAGGCCCTTCGCGCCGAGCCCTTCTCGATCGTCGCGCCGATCCTCCCGAACAACGATCCGGCGCAGGGCCACCTGGCGATCGTCGACCCCTCGGGCGATTCGGCCGTCTTCGAATACGTGAAGGGGAAGCTGGTGATCCATCACGGCCGCGAGTTCCGGGTCATGACGAATTCGCCCACCTTCGACCAGCAGCTCGCGCTCGACGAGTACTGGAAGGAGATCGGCGGCGAGACGATGCTCCCGGGGACGAGCCGGGCCGCGGACCGCTTCGTCCGGGCCTCGTTCTACATCGACGCCGTCCCCAAGACCGACGACGCGCGGCAGGCCCTGGCGTCGTTGTTCGGCGTGATCCGGAACACCTCGGTGCCGCTCGGGATCACGACGCCCGGTCGGCCGAACATCGCCAGCACGGTCTGGCGGACGGCCTACGACCTCAAGGACCGGACGCTTTACTTCGACTCGGCGACCAGCCCCACGATCTTCTGGGCGACCCTCGACGCGATGGACTTCGAGCCGGGCGCCCCGGTGAAGAAGCTGGCCCTGGCCGGGGGACGGACTTTCTCCGGCGACGCGACGTCGGAATTCGAGCCCTCCTCGCCGTTCCCGTTCCTCCCCGGCAAGCCCGAGTAA
- a CDS encoding helix-turn-helix domain-containing protein, which yields MEPARKDDAETTAIPLPFEDGSRAFRISDLAVDGPAYEPERTNCFRVFWVESGSGAFWTDAARHPFHADQLLFLVPYQSSRFVLREPLRAAAIAFHANFLCVETFHAETGCSGVLFNDPYGRPIVGLEGEARADVVSLIDRMRREQGEGRLAHREALLASMKLLLIAAARVKSPGDEPGGPRTVDFRHPALGPLRDLIEANYRASHAPSDYAAWLDMSPKTLGRIVRKHLGKTLTDLIRERILTHAKWQLLHTLRPVKAIAAELGFEDELYFSRLFRKATGVSPTFFRDFETEIRGGSNLSMPSSQASLFIPPETAENREVPSTDGEYAETV from the coding sequence GTGGAGCCCGCTCGAAAGGACGACGCCGAAACGACGGCCATCCCCCTCCCCTTCGAGGATGGCTCGCGAGCGTTCCGGATCAGCGACCTGGCCGTCGACGGCCCCGCGTACGAACCGGAACGGACGAACTGCTTCCGCGTCTTCTGGGTCGAATCGGGCTCCGGGGCCTTCTGGACCGACGCCGCGCGGCATCCGTTCCACGCGGATCAACTCCTGTTCCTGGTGCCTTACCAGTCGAGCCGGTTCGTCCTCCGCGAGCCGCTGCGGGCCGCGGCGATCGCCTTCCACGCCAATTTCCTGTGCGTCGAGACGTTCCACGCCGAGACCGGATGCAGCGGCGTCCTGTTCAACGATCCGTACGGCCGGCCGATCGTCGGGCTGGAAGGAGAAGCCAGGGCGGACGTGGTCTCCCTGATCGACCGGATGCGTCGCGAGCAGGGCGAAGGCCGGCTGGCGCATCGCGAGGCGCTGCTGGCGTCGATGAAGCTGCTGCTGATCGCCGCCGCGCGTGTGAAGTCGCCCGGGGACGAGCCCGGCGGCCCGCGGACCGTCGATTTCCGGCATCCGGCGCTCGGGCCGCTCCGCGACCTGATCGAAGCGAACTATCGGGCCTCGCACGCGCCTTCGGACTACGCGGCGTGGCTCGACATGAGCCCGAAGACGCTCGGCCGGATCGTCCGCAAGCACCTGGGCAAGACCCTCACCGACCTGATCCGCGAACGCATCCTGACCCACGCCAAATGGCAGTTGCTCCATACGTTAAGGCCCGTGAAGGCGATCGCGGCCGAGCTGGGGTTCGAGGACGAACTCTACTTCAGCCGGCTCTTTCGCAAGGCCACCGGGGTCTCGCCCACGTTTTTCCGGGATTTCGAGACCGAAATCCGGGGCGGGAGCAATCTGTCCATGCCTTCGTCCCAGGCGTCCCTGTTCATCCCCCCCGAGACGGCCGAAAATCGAGAAGTCCCGTCGACGGACGGCGAGTATGCCGAGACGGTTTGA